In Halichondria panicea chromosome 5, odHalPani1.1, whole genome shotgun sequence, the genomic stretch CGGCTGAAGTAGCAGTTTAGCCATGTCCCACGCCCCGTCAAACACTTGCTGCCCAGTATGACTATAGCACAGCATAGTATCTCATTTCCAAATCGCACTACCTAACCGTGAGCGCTTGCATGATGCTTGCATGATAAGCACTATGACACGTGGGATTAACACTATACAGTCCTATTCAGTACCTTGATAAGCACTAGCACTATTTACTCTTGTGGCTTGGCTAGGGCAAACTGACTCAGACTAACAGCTTGAGAAGCATATGCACTACTCACTTGTGGCTTTGGCTACTATACTCCTATTCAGTACTATTGCACAGCAGGAAACCTCAAGCACCATTAACAGTGAGTGCTTGCATGATAAGCACTATGACACGTGGGATTAACACTACAGTCCTATTCAGTACCTTGATAAGCACTACACACTATTTACTCTTGTGGCTTGGCTAGGGCAACCGGACTCAGACTAACAGCTTGAGAAGCACTATGCACTACTCATTTGCAGCTTTGGCTACTATAGTCCTATTCAGTACTATTGCACAGCAAAAAACCACACCGCTCATTCACATGGCCTTGGCCCTATTCCGTACTATTGCACGAGCATGATAAGCAGTCGATTTGGCTAGGACAATTGCAGTCCTATCCAGTACTAGTGAGCATGCAGTAACTAGTGAGCAGTATATTTACTTGCTGGTATTGAGTAGGACAGATTGCTACAGCCCTATCTCGCATTATTCACTCGCGTGGCTATATCTCACGCTTCTATTGTTTTTGCTTTTGTTTTGTGTTCCTCATTCACTCATCAATTCTTACGAGCACTTCGCCTCACTATAATATCTAATCCAACCCTCCTAGCAGCCCTTGGGGTCATACCACCACCAGCGCTGTTATCTTCGGTCCCGTTGACCCAAAACCAACTCAGCGCCCCATCTACATACCAATCGCCACAGTCATCCTATGGAAGCGGACTGATTCTCTCACCGGCAGAAGCGCCCGTCCCACAAAAAATTGTCGACAAGATTCGATCTGGTCAATTTGTGGAGATGCGAGAATTGCTGGCCGACAATATCTCCCTACTAGAACAGCTCCACAGCATCCACGCTCCAGGCAACATATCAGCGGCAGGCCCATCACGCCCCCGCATGAGGGATGTCCATACATTGCCATTATGGTTGTATTGCTTCCTGACTTACACAGTAATTCCCACCACAGATCAGCCCACAAAAGATAAGCTTGCCTATGCCCGGCTGATGATCCTAGAGGCCTCTCGTCACGGACACCTCGGCTGGCTGGACTACGATCGCTCTTTCCGGCAACAAGCTGCCGTGAAATACAGACTCTATATTTTCAACTTCATTCCTTACATGCAGGAGGTGCTTGCTAGtagattattattttataaaCTATATTCAACTTCATTCACAATCTTATCATGTGCAGGTGCCACTATAGTGGACTTACCCCTACTCCATGAATGTAGagaacaattattattatagtcagtCTAAGAGATAGATATGGAGTTCCTTTACCTACTATTGTTAACTCTCTCTTCCCATCTTATGATTGCTACTGCTAATTCTTCACCAGTAGAAGCAAACACTGAAGCAGTGGATAACAATACTTGCTGGACAAAGATACAAATACCCTGTGAAATTTTATCAACGACACAAAATGGAAGAGGTATCAGCTCAGAGAAGTTTATTGGCTCAAAGGTAATCGAAGATCATGACATGGATTGTTATCCTTGGATGTTTCGTAATCCCATAAATGGAAAATGTGAATGTAGTAACATTCCACTTCACTCTGTACTATGTGATATTGAAATCAGCAGGACATCCATTCTTGACTGCTATTGTATGACTTACAATAGTGAGAGCAATGAAACTCAACtaggaagatgtgtgtatggTTGCGGACATAAAACAGACACTGTCTTTTATACACTTCCAAATAGCACAGACGATCTTAATTTATACTCTTGTGGAAGACTGAACCGCGATTCAACACTGTGTGGGAAGTGTCTACCAGGATATTCACCACTCTTGTACTCATATGAAATGAAATGCATGAACTGCACGGGAGAGAACACAAGCTACAACTGGATCAAGTACATAGCAGTTGCTTATATTCCATTAacatttttctttttctttgtcgtAATCTTTAAATTTAACGGAAATTCTCCTTTGCTGAAGTTGTTCATTAGTGTGTCCCAGGGAATCTCTTCACCCATAGTGGCAAGAGCTTTTCTTTCAGTTGTTTCAAGGAAAGCTTATATTGAGAATTTCACTAGAGCTTTTGGTAGCTTCTATGGTATCTGGAATTTGGATTTCTTTCGTACTGTCATTCCACCTATTTGTGCGACGGACATCAGTCAAAATACAAGTGCTTGCTTTGGATTATGCTATTGCCTTTTATCCATTGTTACTGGTTATTCTGACTTACTTTCTCATTAGTTTGCATAGCCGTGATGTA encodes the following:
- the LOC135336290 gene encoding proline-rich protein 36-like isoform X3, whose protein sequence is MPRGKRTRTTRSTATSRRSTRAATRNNSTATPPGQVVPITAGQPPAPPAPPPAQADFTAFLQVIRNEVRAELEAQRMAASSLPVSTQSQDPLELANSLPQPQQHPAQQQTPLTTGQQRQPTRQQQVMPIAQTVQPPQYQPTQGIGTLIPTTLQAALGVIPPPALLSSVPLTQNQLSAPSTYQSPQSSYGSGLILSPAEAPVPQKIVDKIRSGQFVEMRELLADNISLLEQLHSIHAPGNISAAGPSRPRMRDVHTLPLWLYCFLTYTVIPTTDQPTKDKLAYARLMILEASRHGHLGWLDYDRSFRQQAAVKYRLYIFNFIPYMQEVPL
- the LOC135336290 gene encoding uncharacterized protein LOC135336290 isoform X2 — encoded protein: MPRGKRTRTTRSTATSRRSTRAATRNNSTATPPGQVVPITAGQPPAPPAPPPAQADFTAFLQVIRNEVRAELEAQRMAASSLPVSTQSQDPLELANSLPQPQQHPAQQQTPLTTGQQRQPTRQQQVMPIAQTVQPPQYQPTQGIGTLIPTTLQALGVIPPPALLSSVPLTQNQLSAPSTYQSPQSSYGSGLILSPAEAPVPQKIVDKIRSGQFVEMRELLADNISLLEQLHSIHAPGNISAAGPSRPRMRDVHTLPLWLYCFLTYTVIPTTDQPTKDKLAYARLMILEASRHGHLGWLDYDRSFRQQAAVKYRLYIFNFIPYMQEVLASRLLFYKLYSTSFTILSCAGATIVDLPLLHECREQLLL
- the LOC135336292 gene encoding uncharacterized protein LOC135336292, with product MEFLYLLLLTLSSHLMIATANSSPVEANTEAVDNNTCWTKIQIPCEILSTTQNGRGISSEKFIGSKVIEDHDMDCYPWMFRNPINGKCECSNIPLHSVLCDIEISRTSILDCYCMTYNSESNETQLGRCVYGCGHKTDTVFYTLPNSTDDLNLYSCGRLNRDSTLCGKCLPGYSPLLYSYEMKCMNCTGENTSYNWIKYIAVAYIPLTFFFFFVVIFKFNGNSPLLKLFISVSQGISSPIVARAFLSVVSRKAYIENFTRAFGSFYGIWNLDFFRTVIPPICATDISQNTSACFGLCYCLLSIVTGYSDLLSH
- the LOC135336290 gene encoding uncharacterized protein LOC135336290 isoform X1, producing the protein MPRGKRTRTTRSTATSRRSTRAATRNNSTATPPGQVVPITAGQPPAPPAPPPAQADFTAFLQVIRNEVRAELEAQRMAASSLPVSTQSQDPLELANSLPQPQQHPAQQQTPLTTGQQRQPTRQQQVMPIAQTVQPPQYQPTQGIGTLIPTTLQAALGVIPPPALLSSVPLTQNQLSAPSTYQSPQSSYGSGLILSPAEAPVPQKIVDKIRSGQFVEMRELLADNISLLEQLHSIHAPGNISAAGPSRPRMRDVHTLPLWLYCFLTYTVIPTTDQPTKDKLAYARLMILEASRHGHLGWLDYDRSFRQQAAVKYRLYIFNFIPYMQEVLASRLLFYKLYSTSFTILSCAGATIVDLPLLHECREQLLL